One window of the Paraburkholderia sp. PGU19 genome contains the following:
- a CDS encoding tannase/feruloyl esterase family alpha/beta hydrolase — MKRGIAWPRAALRLARTALLCCAASAATAATPETPTPTAPKQPPFATRCTDLNDLWLDAETIALPTHGAHVESATVVTAQTPGNGAGEFCRITGVIRAIKGTTPDIRFDLNLPRRWNGRALQVGGGGYNGTVVTGIGVMPFSPIRAPLAQGYVTFGDDSGHVGNSALAVFGLVDEAVVNFGYAHLKKTHDAALALTVRMYGHPPDRMYFAGGSTGGREGYTVMQRFPDDYDGVIADSPALNFSGVRLIGIRLGQAEYATPGGFVPPALLERVYQKSLEVCDKLDGAADGIISDVAACRQREPEIIDALRCHRGTSYAHEGGCLTDAQLSTLNILRDGLKLPYKFAYDVSGYHGYNVFQGTRLNGMLGLGRDPARQTSPTFTGNGYLFSQADGYIRYFVTQDPTFDSIKFDVQHPGKYQKQLITLSQVIGAMNPDLGRFIAKGGKLITMQGLADEVISPNQTIAYYDRLVDLYGDERVNAFMRLYMVPGFQHGGGVFIPSVDLLGALDNWVTRGVSPETLLATDISPPTNGRSRPLCRYPMYPRYLGKGNLNDANNFVCSEP; from the coding sequence GCTGCGCCGCCAGCGCAGCAACGGCGGCAACACCCGAAACCCCAACCCCAACCGCCCCAAAACAACCCCCATTCGCCACCCGCTGCACAGACCTGAACGATCTCTGGCTAGACGCCGAAACCATCGCACTCCCGACCCACGGCGCCCACGTCGAATCCGCAACCGTAGTCACAGCCCAAACCCCCGGCAACGGCGCCGGCGAGTTCTGCCGCATCACGGGCGTCATCCGTGCAATAAAAGGCACCACACCCGACATCCGCTTCGACCTGAACCTGCCACGCCGCTGGAACGGCCGCGCATTGCAGGTCGGCGGCGGCGGATACAACGGCACAGTCGTAACCGGCATCGGCGTGATGCCGTTCTCACCGATCCGCGCACCGCTAGCCCAGGGCTACGTAACCTTTGGCGACGACTCCGGCCACGTCGGCAATTCCGCACTCGCGGTCTTCGGCCTGGTCGACGAAGCCGTCGTGAACTTCGGCTACGCGCATCTGAAGAAAACCCACGACGCGGCCCTAGCGCTAACCGTACGCATGTACGGTCATCCACCTGACCGCATGTACTTCGCGGGCGGCTCGACGGGGGGCCGCGAGGGCTACACGGTGATGCAGCGTTTCCCCGACGACTACGACGGCGTAATCGCCGATTCCCCCGCGCTCAATTTCTCTGGCGTAAGACTGATCGGCATCCGCCTCGGCCAGGCCGAATACGCAACCCCCGGCGGCTTCGTCCCACCCGCGCTACTCGAACGCGTCTACCAAAAGTCGCTCGAAGTCTGCGACAAGCTGGACGGCGCGGCTGACGGCATCATCAGCGACGTCGCCGCATGCCGCCAGCGCGAGCCCGAGATCATCGACGCGCTGCGCTGCCATCGCGGCACGTCGTACGCCCACGAAGGCGGCTGTCTGACCGATGCGCAACTATCGACACTTAACATCCTCCGCGACGGCCTCAAACTGCCGTACAAGTTCGCCTACGACGTCAGCGGTTACCACGGCTACAACGTCTTCCAGGGCACGCGCCTGAACGGCATGCTCGGACTCGGACGCGACCCTGCGCGTCAAACATCGCCGACCTTCACCGGCAACGGCTATCTGTTCTCTCAAGCCGACGGCTACATCCGCTACTTCGTCACCCAGGACCCCACCTTCGATTCAATCAAATTCGACGTACAGCACCCCGGCAAATACCAGAAGCAACTGATCACGCTATCGCAAGTCATCGGCGCAATGAATCCCGACCTTGGCCGCTTCATCGCAAAAGGCGGCAAGCTGATCACGATGCAAGGTCTCGCCGACGAAGTCATCAGCCCCAACCAGACGATCGCCTACTACGACCGCCTCGTCGACCTGTACGGCGACGAGCGCGTAAACGCCTTCATGCGTCTCTACATGGTGCCGGGCTTCCAGCATGGCGGCGGCGTGTTCATTCCATCTGTCGATCTGCTCGGCGCGCTCGACAACTGGGTCACGCGCGGCGTCTCTCCGGAAACGCTGCTCGCCACCGACATCTCCCCGCCGACGAACGGCCGCTCGCGTCCACTGTGCCGCTATCCGATGTACCCGCGCTACCTCGGCAAGGGCAATCTCAACGATGCAAACAACTTCGTCTGCAGCGAACCTTGA
- a CDS encoding STAS domain-containing protein → MTASKSAALVEVLTRHRDTLLTEWLNQHLSISLRRGLATEAEMSDQFRNFLNIFSDTLAKADTLDASRPEWEPVRAFLADMSAHRARQGFTPVETATFVFSLKQPLYARLREEFASQPQELADMSWTVNLMLDSLGLYTTEVFQRSREAIIARQQEELLELSTPVVQLWDGILALPLIGTLDSARTQVVMESLLEKIVETGAAISIIDITGVPTVDTLVAQHLLKTVAAARLMGADCIISGIRPQIAQTIVHLGVDLTNVITKSTLADAFIIALQKSGSSIPTRAAG, encoded by the coding sequence ATGACCGCTTCTAAAAGCGCGGCCCTCGTCGAGGTGCTGACGCGTCATCGCGACACGCTGCTCACAGAATGGTTGAACCAGCATCTATCGATCTCGCTGCGGCGCGGGCTCGCCACAGAAGCGGAAATGAGCGACCAGTTCCGCAATTTCCTTAACATCTTCTCCGACACACTCGCCAAAGCCGATACGCTGGACGCGAGCCGTCCCGAATGGGAACCCGTGCGCGCGTTCCTCGCTGACATGTCCGCGCATCGTGCGCGCCAAGGCTTCACGCCTGTCGAAACTGCGACCTTCGTGTTCTCGCTGAAGCAGCCGCTCTATGCACGCCTGCGTGAGGAGTTCGCCAGCCAGCCGCAAGAACTCGCAGACATGAGCTGGACAGTGAACCTGATGCTCGACTCTCTCGGCCTCTACACGACGGAAGTGTTCCAGCGCAGCCGCGAAGCGATCATTGCGCGTCAGCAGGAAGAACTGCTCGAACTGTCGACGCCCGTCGTGCAGCTATGGGACGGCATCCTCGCATTGCCGCTGATCGGCACGCTCGATTCGGCGCGCACGCAAGTCGTGATGGAAAGCCTGCTGGAGAAAATCGTCGAAACAGGCGCAGCCATTTCGATCATCGACATCACAGGCGTTCCCACCGTCGACACCCTCGTCGCGCAACATCTGCTGAAGACCGTCGCAGCCGCGCGACTGATGGGCGCGGATTGCATCATCAGCGGCATTCGTCCGCAGATTGCGCAGACCATCGTGCATCTCGGCGTCGACCTGACCAACGTGATCACGAAGTCCACGCTGGCAGATGCGTTCATCATCGCGCTGCAAAAGAGCGGGTCGAGCATTCCGACGCGCGCCGCCGGTTAA
- a CDS encoding STAS domain-containing protein yields the protein MDRIPILRLGDCLIVAIQVDMHDRLAITLQDDLTARIVKDKAKGVLIDISALDIVDSFIGRMISNTAAMATVLDAQTVVVGMQPSVAITLVELGLTLTGVRTALNVERGMALLKQRQR from the coding sequence ATGGATCGCATTCCCATCCTGCGGTTGGGCGATTGCCTGATCGTCGCGATTCAGGTGGACATGCACGACCGCCTCGCCATCACGCTTCAGGACGACCTGACCGCGCGCATCGTGAAGGACAAGGCGAAGGGCGTGCTGATCGACATTTCCGCGCTCGATATCGTCGACTCGTTCATCGGCCGGATGATCAGCAACACGGCCGCCATGGCGACGGTGCTCGATGCGCAGACGGTCGTGGTCGGCATGCAGCCGTCCGTCGCGATCACGCTGGTCGAACTGGGACTCACGTTGACGGGTGTGCGCACGGCGCTCAACGTCGAACGAGGCATGGCGCTGCTCAAGCAGCGACAGCGCTGA
- a CDS encoding anti-sigma regulatory factor: MNSFGVVVTSTVEVGLRSDQEIVKLRQVVRDEAIAQGFSLVDQTKFVTAASELARNTLLYGGGGDATLSVLLNGTRKGLKLTFVDQGTGIPDIERAMQDGFTSGSGLGLGLGGARRLCDEFEIQSEPGKGTTVSITKWKLR; encoded by the coding sequence ATGAACTCATTCGGCGTAGTGGTGACATCGACTGTCGAAGTCGGTCTGCGCTCGGATCAGGAGATCGTCAAGCTTCGCCAGGTCGTGCGCGACGAAGCCATTGCACAAGGTTTCTCACTCGTCGATCAGACGAAGTTCGTCACGGCCGCGAGCGAACTGGCACGCAACACGCTTCTGTACGGTGGAGGTGGCGACGCGACGTTGAGCGTGCTGCTCAACGGTACGCGCAAGGGCCTGAAGCTGACGTTCGTCGACCAGGGCACGGGCATTCCGGATATCGAACGCGCAATGCAGGACGGCTTCACGAGCGGCTCGGGGCTTGGCCTCGGGCTCGGCGGCGCGCGGCGTCTGTGCGACGAGTTCGAAATCCAGTCGGAACCAGGGAAAGGCACGACAGTGTCGATCACAAAATGGAAACTTCGCTGA
- a CDS encoding ATP-binding protein yields the protein METSLSGLRAMHASFEIADASSVAFARRGANDAAQKGALNETDLGRVALIVTEAATNILKHAQHGELLVRVLPSNTSGTLADGVEIIAIDKGSGMQDVQLAFRDGSSTAGSPGTGLGAIRRLSEELSVYSQPNLGTVLRVVVRSRGAHERAGRAAAGTDIGGVCVPYPGESVCGDAWGIEADQDGLTITLADGLGHGPDAHVAAAGAVEVARRRAGRSPAALMELAHAALRPTRGAAVAIARLDLARSQLVFTGTGNIAASIFNTGKPALIGGGASHNASTSSESARNTWQLTSRNGIVGHTMRDSQEFEVPWTRDALLILHSDGIGTRWDLAAYPGLHLQPAVMIAAVLYRDFSRRRDDATVVVVKADQGVHFRNDDPHIAHPA from the coding sequence ATGGAAACTTCGCTGAGCGGTCTGCGCGCCATGCACGCGTCGTTCGAAATCGCCGACGCGAGCAGCGTCGCGTTCGCGCGGCGCGGCGCCAATGACGCAGCGCAAAAGGGTGCGCTGAACGAAACGGACCTGGGCCGCGTCGCGCTGATCGTGACGGAGGCGGCGACCAACATTCTCAAACATGCGCAGCACGGCGAACTGCTCGTGCGCGTCCTGCCTTCGAATACGTCGGGCACGCTCGCCGACGGCGTCGAGATCATCGCAATCGACAAAGGCTCAGGCATGCAGGACGTGCAGCTCGCGTTCCGCGACGGCAGCTCGACGGCGGGTTCGCCGGGCACGGGTCTCGGCGCGATCCGGCGTTTGTCGGAAGAGCTGTCGGTGTATTCGCAGCCGAATCTCGGCACCGTGCTGCGCGTCGTGGTGCGCAGCCGCGGCGCGCACGAGCGCGCGGGACGCGCGGCGGCGGGCACCGACATCGGCGGCGTATGCGTGCCGTATCCGGGCGAATCCGTTTGCGGCGACGCGTGGGGCATCGAAGCGGATCAGGACGGCCTGACCATCACACTCGCCGATGGTCTCGGCCACGGCCCGGACGCGCATGTCGCGGCAGCGGGCGCCGTCGAGGTCGCGCGGCGGCGCGCGGGCCGTTCGCCCGCCGCACTGATGGAACTCGCGCACGCCGCGCTGCGCCCAACGCGTGGCGCCGCCGTCGCCATCGCGCGGCTCGATCTCGCGCGCTCGCAACTCGTCTTTACGGGCACGGGCAACATCGCGGCGTCGATCTTCAATACCGGCAAGCCGGCACTGATCGGCGGCGGCGCGAGCCACAACGCGAGCACGTCATCGGAGAGCGCGCGCAACACGTGGCAGCTCACGTCGCGCAACGGCATCGTCGGTCATACGATGCGCGACTCGCAGGAGTTCGAAGTGCCGTGGACGCGCGACGCACTGCTCATCCTGCATTCGGACGGCATCGGCACGCGTTGGGATCTGGCCGCGTATCCGGGCTTGCATCTGCAGCCGGCCGTGATGATCGCCGCCGTCCTGTACCGCGATTTCTCGCGCCGCCGCGACGACGCCACTGTGGTGGTTGTCAAGGCAGACCAGGGAGTACATTTCAGGAATGACGACCCCCATATTGCGCATCCGGCTTGA
- a CDS encoding ATP-binding protein has product MRIRLEAEEDVVAARRKARAIAAGFGFSTLDQTRIASAVSEIARNAFEYAFGGEVTFAFDGASKPQALLIDVRDQGPGIRDLESVLDGTYRSSTGMGRGIAGSRRLMDRCDIESSAERGTAVAMARFLPRTAPKWQRRASTRSCAASSSKTRWADARAARRAPKTRHAARSTKCSNRTANSSPR; this is encoded by the coding sequence TTGCGCATCCGGCTTGAGGCTGAGGAAGACGTCGTCGCCGCGCGCCGCAAGGCCCGCGCGATCGCCGCGGGCTTCGGCTTCTCCACGCTCGACCAGACGCGCATCGCGAGCGCGGTCTCGGAGATCGCGCGCAATGCATTCGAATACGCGTTTGGCGGCGAGGTGACGTTCGCGTTCGACGGCGCGTCGAAGCCGCAAGCGCTGCTCATCGACGTGCGTGACCAGGGGCCCGGCATCCGCGACCTCGAATCGGTGCTCGACGGCACCTACCGGTCATCGACGGGCATGGGCCGCGGCATTGCCGGCAGCCGCCGGCTGATGGACCGGTGCGACATCGAATCGTCGGCGGAGCGCGGCACGGCTGTGGCGATGGCGCGCTTCCTGCCCCGGACCGCCCCGAAATGGCAGCGACGGGCATCGACGCGATCATGCGCAGCCTCGTCCAGCAAAACGCGCTGGGCAGACGCCCGGGCGGCGCGACGAGCGCCGAAGACGCGGCACGCCGCTCGTTCGACGAAGTGCTCGAACAGAACCGCGAACTCCTCTCCACGCTGA
- a CDS encoding ATP-binding protein, whose translation MSHELRTPLSSIRALSNLLVNRLDGDLSAEQERQVLLIRKSAEDLTEIVNDLLDLAKIEAGRTEVTPVWFKATELFAALRPMLTPLQTDPSVKLIFEDAYGLPPIFTDEAKLTQILRNFVSNALKFTERGEIRVGARLEPDGEHVTFFVADTGIGIAEEHQQVIFEEFGQVQNHLQQRVKGTGLGLPLCRKLAALLGGYAGVDSKPGVGSTFYATLPLTIEAVTGPGADDAAGGPAIAHGGAS comes from the coding sequence ATGAGCCACGAACTGCGTACGCCGCTCAGCTCGATCCGGGCGCTGTCGAATCTGCTGGTGAACCGGCTCGACGGCGATCTTTCCGCCGAGCAGGAACGCCAGGTGCTACTTATCCGCAAATCGGCCGAGGATCTAACCGAAATCGTCAACGATCTGCTCGATCTCGCCAAGATCGAAGCGGGCCGTACCGAGGTGACGCCCGTGTGGTTCAAGGCCACCGAGCTCTTTGCTGCGTTGCGCCCGATGCTGACGCCGCTGCAGACTGATCCGTCGGTGAAGCTGATCTTCGAGGACGCGTACGGTTTGCCACCCATCTTCACCGACGAAGCGAAGCTCACGCAGATACTGCGTAACTTTGTCTCCAACGCGCTCAAATTTACCGAGCGCGGGGAGATACGCGTTGGTGCGCGGCTGGAGCCGGATGGCGAGCACGTCACGTTTTTCGTGGCCGATACGGGAATTGGCATCGCCGAGGAGCACCAGCAAGTGATTTTTGAAGAGTTTGGCCAGGTGCAGAACCATCTGCAGCAGCGGGTCAAGGGAACAGGTCTCGGCTTGCCGTTGTGCCGCAAGCTCGCTGCGCTGCTCGGCGGCTATGCGGGCGTCGACAGCAAGCCGGGTGTCGGCTCGACCTTCTACGCGACGCTGCCGCTCACGATTGAAGCGGTAACCGGACCGGGCGCGGACGACGCAGCCGGCGGTCCGGCCATCGCGCACGGAGGCGCCTCATGA
- a CDS encoding response regulator, whose protein sequence is MTVAAPLILNVDDNDGARYAKTRVLVHAGFEVIEAATGQGALDQVRAHSPALVLLDVKLPDISGIEVCSILKRDPRTRSTLILQTSAAAVQSFDKVRALDGGADSYLTEPIEPAELAANVRALLRLHRAEEALRDADRRKDQFLATLAHELRNPLAPIRNAVELMDPRHHANDDTVRDARMIARRQVEHLSRLVDDLLDVSRITHGKIALQIECVDIAAAVATAVEANQPSIQKKQHTLHVNVPDESCMIYGDPIRVAQVISNLLSNAAKYTPEGGVIELHASAAEDIMTIRVRDNGIGIPPNELADVFNLFMQSEDSLARSEGGLGIGLSLAKTLTELHGGTIEAFSAGLGMGSEFVVTLPIAASQNVASPCPVESAAVTSGGDAAATNPAPVAANPVGDTQSAPDAKRRVMVVDDSVDGAESMSILLEMLGHDVRVMYDGAAAISTAGEFKPEVVLLDIGLPGIDGYQVARALRAEPATAGALLIALTGYGQDSDRQRTRDAGFDHHLVKPASLDDIERVIAADGASGMPRNPGTPVQSDATG, encoded by the coding sequence ATGACGGTTGCCGCTCCGCTGATCCTCAACGTCGACGACAACGACGGCGCGCGTTACGCGAAAACGCGCGTGCTCGTGCATGCCGGTTTCGAGGTGATCGAGGCGGCGACGGGCCAGGGCGCGCTCGATCAGGTGCGCGCGCACAGCCCGGCGCTCGTGCTGCTCGACGTGAAGCTGCCCGACATCAGCGGCATCGAGGTCTGCTCGATTCTCAAGCGCGATCCGCGCACGCGCTCGACGCTGATCCTGCAGACGTCGGCGGCCGCCGTGCAATCGTTCGACAAGGTCCGCGCGCTCGACGGCGGCGCGGACAGCTATCTGACCGAGCCGATCGAGCCGGCCGAACTCGCCGCCAACGTGCGCGCGCTATTGCGGCTGCATCGCGCGGAAGAGGCACTGCGCGACGCCGACCGCCGCAAGGACCAGTTCCTCGCGACTCTCGCGCACGAACTGCGCAATCCGCTCGCGCCGATCCGCAATGCCGTCGAGCTGATGGACCCGCGCCATCACGCGAACGACGACACCGTGCGCGACGCGCGCATGATCGCGCGCCGTCAGGTCGAGCATCTGAGCAGGCTCGTCGACGATCTGCTCGACGTGTCGCGCATCACGCACGGCAAGATCGCGCTGCAGATCGAATGCGTCGATATCGCCGCCGCTGTCGCGACGGCTGTCGAAGCGAACCAGCCGTCCATTCAGAAGAAGCAGCACACGTTGCACGTCAACGTGCCCGACGAGTCGTGCATGATCTACGGCGACCCGATCCGCGTCGCGCAGGTGATCAGCAATCTTCTGTCGAATGCGGCGAAGTACACGCCGGAAGGCGGCGTGATCGAACTCCATGCCAGCGCGGCCGAAGACATCATGACGATCCGCGTGCGCGACAACGGCATCGGCATTCCGCCGAACGAACTGGCCGACGTGTTCAATCTTTTCATGCAATCGGAAGATTCGCTTGCACGCTCGGAGGGCGGACTGGGCATCGGGCTTTCGCTCGCGAAGACGCTCACCGAACTGCATGGCGGCACTATCGAGGCATTTTCTGCGGGGCTTGGAATGGGCTCGGAATTCGTCGTGACATTGCCGATAGCGGCGTCACAAAACGTAGCGTCACCGTGTCCGGTAGAGTCCGCGGCGGTGACGTCCGGCGGCGACGCCGCCGCGACTAACCCGGCACCCGTCGCCGCCAATCCCGTCGGCGACACCCAAAGCGCGCCCGACGCGAAGCGCCGCGTGATGGTGGTCGACGACAGCGTCGACGGCGCCGAATCGATGTCGATCCTGCTCGAAATGCTCGGCCACGATGTTCGTGTGATGTACGACGGCGCGGCGGCGATCTCGACGGCAGGCGAATTCAAGCCGGAAGTGGTGCTGCTCGATATCGGCTTGCCGGGCATCGACGGCTATCAGGTCGCGCGCGCGTTGCGCGCCGAGCCGGCCACTGCGGGCGCATTGCTGATCGCGCTCACGGGCTATGGTCAGGACAGCGACCGGCAGCGCACGCGCGATGCGGGCTTCGATCATCACCTGGTGAAGCCCGCATCGCTCGACGACATCGAGCGCGTGATCGCGGCGGACGGCGCGAGCGGTATGCCGCGCAATCCGGGCACACCCGTGCAGTCGGACGCGACGGGGTGA